In a single window of the Streptomyces sp. CGMCC 4.7035 genome:
- a CDS encoding threonine aldolase family protein, with product MGQTAERDEESTAGQDERRPAQTPEEELRLRRERRRTAIRTAERILARPGFLGTLRERLALLDGAQDLYDLDENADIYGNGVVAALEKKVAGLLGKEAAAFFPTGTMAQQVALRCWAGRTGNPRVALHALAHPEAHERKAFSEVSGLRPVHVTSEPRLPTADEVRDFEEPFGALMLELPLRDAGFVLPSFDELTEVVEAAHERDAVVHFDGARLWETTVHFGRPLDEIAGLADSVYVSFYKSLDGFGGAALAGPQTLVEEAKVWRHRYGGQIFQQFPTALSALIGLERELPRLPEYVRHARVVAAALREGFAAAGVPWARVHPGEPHTHEFQVWLPYDAEVLGEAAIRQAEETGTLLFAGPWGRSGPDLSFTEVEVRADGLEWTPDDVKTAVTEFVGRLPQA from the coding sequence GTGGGGCAGACGGCGGAACGGGACGAGGAGTCGACGGCCGGGCAGGACGAGCGGCGACCGGCCCAGACGCCGGAGGAGGAGCTGCGCCTGCGGCGGGAGCGCCGACGCACCGCCATCCGCACCGCGGAGCGCATCCTGGCGCGCCCGGGCTTCCTGGGGACGCTCCGGGAGCGACTGGCGCTGCTGGACGGCGCGCAGGACCTGTACGACCTGGACGAGAACGCCGACATCTACGGCAACGGGGTCGTCGCGGCCCTGGAGAAGAAGGTCGCCGGGCTGCTCGGCAAGGAGGCGGCCGCCTTCTTCCCGACGGGCACGATGGCCCAGCAGGTGGCCCTGCGCTGCTGGGCGGGCCGCACGGGGAACCCCAGGGTGGCCCTGCACGCGCTCGCCCACCCCGAAGCACACGAACGGAAAGCGTTCAGCGAGGTCAGCGGACTGCGCCCGGTACATGTGACGAGCGAGCCCCGGCTGCCGACCGCCGACGAGGTACGCGACTTCGAGGAACCCTTCGGGGCGCTGATGCTGGAGCTGCCCCTGAGGGACGCCGGTTTCGTACTGCCCTCCTTCGATGAGCTGACCGAGGTCGTGGAGGCCGCGCACGAGCGCGACGCGGTGGTGCACTTCGACGGCGCCCGCCTGTGGGAGACCACCGTCCACTTCGGCCGCCCGCTGGACGAGATCGCGGGCCTCGCGGACAGCGTCTACGTGTCGTTCTACAAGTCACTCGACGGCTTCGGGGGTGCGGCACTCGCCGGCCCGCAGACGCTGGTCGAGGAGGCGAAGGTCTGGCGGCACCGGTACGGCGGCCAGATCTTCCAGCAGTTCCCGACAGCGCTGTCGGCCCTCATAGGCCTGGAGCGGGAACTGCCCCGGCTGCCGGAGTACGTGCGCCACGCGCGCGTGGTCGCCGCCGCGTTGCGCGAGGGTTTCGCGGCGGCCGGGGTGCCGTGGGCGCGCGTGCACCCCGGGGAGCCGCACACCCACGAGTTCCAGGTCTGGCTGCCGTACGACGCCGAGGTCCTCGGGGAGGCCGCGATACGGCAGGCCGAGGAGACCGGGACCCTGCTGTTCGCCGGCCCCTGGGGCCGCAGCGGCCCGGACCTGTCCTTCACCGAGGTAGAGGTACGGGCCGACGGGCTGGAGTGGACGCCGGACGACGTGAAGACGGCGGTGACGGAGTTCGTCGGGCGGCTGCCGCAGGCCTAG
- a CDS encoding Rossmann-like and DUF2520 domain-containing protein — translation MSTFQQPDPKDRPARLTVGVVGAGRVGPALAASLQLAGHRPVAVSGVSDASRRRAAEMLPDVPLVPPAEVLRRAELVLLTVPDDTLPGLVEGLSETGAVRPGQLLVHTSGRYGAKVLDPALRAGALPLALHPAMTFTGTPVDVQRLAGCSFGVTAPEELRLAAEALVIEMGGEPEWIAEEMRPLYHAALALGANHLVTLVAESMELLRAAGVEAPDRMLGPLLGAALDNALRSGDAALTGPVARGDAGTVAAHVAELRRHAPGTVAGYLAMARATADRALAHGLLKPELAEDLLGVLADGTKLPENGEDR, via the coding sequence GTGAGTACATTCCAACAGCCAGACCCCAAGGACCGCCCCGCGCGGCTCACCGTGGGCGTGGTCGGAGCAGGCAGGGTCGGCCCCGCGCTCGCGGCGTCACTGCAGCTCGCCGGGCATCGTCCGGTCGCCGTCTCCGGAGTCTCCGACGCCTCCAGACGGCGGGCGGCCGAGATGCTCCCGGACGTGCCCCTCGTCCCGCCCGCCGAGGTCCTGCGGCGGGCCGAGCTGGTCCTGCTGACCGTTCCGGACGACACGCTGCCCGGCCTTGTGGAGGGACTCTCGGAGACCGGGGCCGTACGGCCGGGGCAGCTGCTGGTGCACACCTCCGGGCGGTACGGCGCGAAGGTGCTCGACCCCGCCCTGCGCGCGGGAGCGCTGCCGCTCGCCCTGCACCCGGCGATGACCTTCACCGGCACTCCCGTGGACGTCCAGCGCCTGGCCGGGTGCTCCTTCGGGGTCACCGCGCCCGAGGAGCTGCGGCTGGCCGCCGAGGCCCTCGTGATCGAGATGGGCGGTGAGCCCGAGTGGATCGCCGAGGAGATGCGCCCGCTCTACCACGCGGCCCTCGCCCTCGGCGCCAACCACCTGGTCACCCTGGTCGCCGAGTCCATGGAGCTGCTGCGCGCGGCGGGCGTCGAGGCCCCCGACCGCATGCTCGGCCCACTGCTCGGCGCCGCCCTCGACAACGCCCTGCGCTCCGGCGACGCGGCCCTGACCGGCCCCGTCGCGCGCGGGGACGCGGGCACGGTGGCCGCGCACGTCGCCGAGCTGCGCAGGCACGCCCCGGGGACCGTGGCCGGCTATCTGGCGATGGCCCGCGCGACCGCCGACCGGGCCCTGGCCCACGGACTGCTCAAGCCGGAGCTGGCCGAGGACCTCCTCGGGGTACTCGCCGACGGGACGAAACTGCCCGAGAACGGGGAAGACCGATGA
- the panC gene encoding pantoate--beta-alanine ligase has protein sequence MSRRPFELVPTVDDLRYVQDHFGVPGRTAVVMTMGALHEGHATLIRAARKHVGTKGFVIVTVFVNPLQFGKGEDLERYPRTLEADLKVAEQAGADAVFAPSADEVYPGGEPQVRITAGPMGERLEGASRPGHFDGMLTVVAKLLHLTRPDVALYGQKDAQQLALIRRMVRDLNFGVEIVGVPTVREDDGLALSSRNRYLSPEERHTALALSRALFAGRDRHAAQEALRARAREVPSTHARAEALSAIGESRAAADAHAVAKAVPGGPAAVRAAARLVLDDAARLDPPLVLDYLALVDPSDFSEIPDDFEGEAVLAVAARVGTTRLIDNLPLSFGAPEPVDPHGAAS, from the coding sequence ATGAGCCGCCGCCCATTCGAACTCGTCCCGACGGTGGACGACCTGCGGTACGTGCAGGACCACTTCGGGGTGCCGGGACGCACCGCCGTCGTCATGACCATGGGCGCCCTGCACGAGGGCCACGCCACCCTGATCAGGGCGGCGCGCAAGCATGTCGGCACCAAGGGCTTCGTGATCGTCACCGTCTTCGTGAACCCCTTGCAGTTCGGCAAGGGCGAGGACCTGGAGCGCTATCCGCGCACCCTGGAGGCCGACCTGAAGGTCGCCGAACAGGCCGGCGCGGACGCCGTCTTCGCCCCCTCCGCGGACGAGGTCTACCCCGGTGGCGAGCCCCAGGTGCGGATCACCGCGGGCCCCATGGGCGAGCGCCTGGAGGGGGCCTCCCGCCCCGGCCACTTCGACGGCATGCTCACCGTGGTCGCCAAGCTGCTGCACCTCACCCGCCCCGACGTCGCTCTGTACGGGCAGAAGGACGCCCAGCAGCTCGCTCTGATCCGCCGGATGGTGCGCGACCTGAACTTCGGCGTGGAGATCGTCGGCGTGCCCACCGTCCGCGAGGACGACGGTCTCGCCCTCTCCAGCCGCAACCGCTACCTGTCGCCCGAGGAGCGGCACACCGCCCTCGCCCTCTCCCGGGCCCTGTTCGCGGGCCGTGACCGGCATGCCGCCCAGGAGGCTCTGCGCGCGCGTGCCCGCGAAGTGCCCTCCACGCACGCGCGTGCCGAGGCCCTCAGCGCCATAGGGGAGTCGCGCGCCGCCGCCGACGCGCACGCGGTCGCGAAGGCCGTCCCGGGCGGTCCCGCGGCCGTCCGTGCCGCTGCCCGTCTCGTCCTCGACGACGCCGCCCGCCTGGACCCGCCGCTGGTCCTGGACTACCTCGCCCTGGTCGATCCGTCGGACTTCAGCGAGATCCCCGACGACTTCGAAGGTGAGGCGGTCCTCGCCGTCGCCGCCCGGGTCGGGACGACCCGGCTGATCGACAACCTCCCGCTCTCCTTCGGAGCCCCCGAGCCCGTCGACCCTCACGGAGCCGCCTCGTGA